A region of the Apium graveolens cultivar Ventura chromosome 6, ASM990537v1, whole genome shotgun sequence genome:
ttcaaacaaaggcaagggattgactttgatgaaactttttctcctgtagccctgttaaaatcaattcggattttgcttgcgattgctgcttactatgactatgagatctggcaaatggacgtgaaaacgtccttcctcaatggggaacttgaggaggaagtgtatatgacacagccagagggttttctttccaatggaaatgaacacctagtgtgtaagctgctgcgaaccataaatggtttaaggcaagcttctcgtagatggaacatccgttttgatgagacaatcaaagagtttggttttatcaaaaacatagatgaaccatgtgtttacaagaaggttagtgggagcgcggtaacatttcttgtattgtatgtggatgccatacttcttataggatatgatataccgatgctacaatcagtcaaagtatggcaatcaaagaacttcaccatgaaggacttgggagaagcatcctacattctcggtatgaagatctatagagatagatctagaagaatgataggtcttacccagggtacatacatccagaaagtgcttaaaaggtttagcatggaaaactccaaaagaggtctcataccgatgagccatggagtgtccctttccgaaaaaatgtctcctaagatacccgaggaaagagagcgtatgattaagattccttatgcttcagcaataggatctatcatgtacgcgatgttgtgtacaaggcctgatgttgcttattcaattagtgtgacgagcagatatcagtccaatccaggtgaagaccactggaaagcagtgaaaaataTCTTTAAGTtcttgcgaaggactcaggacatttttcttgtttttggtggtgaatctgagttgaaaatagagggttatactgactctagttttcaatcagaaaatGATAGCAAATctatgtcagggtacgtgtttactctgaatggtggtgcgattagttggaagacttccaaacagtctacaacggctgactccacagcggaagcagaatatatagctgcaagtgaggctgcaaaagaagccgtttggatgaggaaatttgtttttgagttgggagttgttcctagcgttgaagagcctattatgttgtattgtgataacaatgcAGCAATAACACAAACaaaggaacctaggtctcatagaaattccaaacatgtcctgcggcactttcatctgattagggagatttttgaaagaggagatgtcaatatcgagagagttgacacacataacaacgtagcagacccactcacaaagccactttctcagagtcactttgatcgtcataaagacaagatgggtattagataccagagtgattggctttagtacaagtgggagattgaaagagatatgtcctaagtccaatcatgtatgaggatttaggaataacttttatgtaatctgttttgatttcattgatattaataaaagacttgttttatttttattgcgggctctatctatttaaatgtttaaataagatataccacagtttagagtaaagctttttatggattgtgatgagatcataataatgagacctaaaagatgataactctaaacttaaatagttcctggtcgtaggattactaactggtaattaataatccgcaaagatcggtacatactatgcttgctttattatgaaggatgtctgttctcatagacatttgtgtggtgacactatttctagtatgtatgtgcttattatagaataagttcattgaacatgactcacacagctgaacaattgatggagttcactcacgtgtcagcagttgttcatatagtgatagttgtacaagtatccttagacttgaggtcatcatagtcatcttgtgtacactgaactatgttttggtttagttcttagtctcaagggacaattataagggctctactgggtataggaatttgtacacgaagatagtgtatgatcaataaaggatctaccccttccagtgaaggaagagaatattcaatgctgatccacttatgctagttcagaaatatctggccagagtgaatgaaattagaaaggagtttctaatttacattaaatagaacaaagcatagtgaatgggaaagcaagtgattaaataagataggcttgacacaagttcgatgccttgtatttaattgtgacattgcagggtagaaggaattgattgtacggtaactactcactgaataggttcttgatattataagtagtgaattcgtattatccggatagtcgtgatatgctgagaagtatccctcacgatgtagaataaatatgattaattaattaatcatatttaataaattagagaatttatataaataatgataaaatagttttattattatttatttctactaccggcttaatattgaacctacagggtcacaccataaaagataatgatttaatggtggaagaattaattaataatggctgataattatttatttatgaaataaataattaattgtcaaatttaataattgattaaatgagatttaattgattataaattaattaagaaaaagttcttaatattattaattaggaatttaatttttggaaattaaatcaagtgagagaattatttctaaagagtttagaaaaaagattaataattaaaagatattttaattattagtgagaataataaagggttaataataataatattttatgggaaaattttcagctgaaaattttgcctataaatatactattataaaccttatttttgcctcaaccaaaaagatttacaaaaccttaattctctccatctcctccttcattacatcgttttcttggtggataccggtggagtgcttcacacttgaggagcagctgctaaggatctccgttcatcgtttttggatcgccattaaagacctccatctttccattaacgtaaaatttattaaggtaaacatactcaactacaaattaaatattatttttcgcatggatcctgcggagggtttcggtttttaaaatttaaatttacgttttcactgcgtttatgtgctaaaaaccctttgCTGGAGGTCATGCCATAAATCAATTCGTTGATGAGGTTGATTGAAGGCGTAAATAAAAGAACACAGAAGTGCACTTGTTTCTCAACATGAGACACAAAACAAGTAATATGTTGAGCAGACTTCGAGTGAATGGAAACATGCGAAATTGAGGGGTTCCAACCAACAAAAATCCTACCATTATCATGATACTCATAGTTAAATAACCAAGACCAATTCTTCATAATTTTCCGAGCAACGGAAATAGAATTCCTAAGTTTAACTTTAGTCTCAACACAGCCAATGAGAGATATATTATTATAGTAATAAAATTAATCACTTCCTCTTGATGGGGGCTCTTGTTGACACCCCTAACGTTCCAACAAGCTAGATTCATTTAAAGGTTCTACGAGGCAAGCTTGCCAATTTAGCACTCTTCTTTAGGGAAACTTTGATGAATCCATCAGCATCCGCAATATTCTTATTTTTCAAAGGTGAAGTGATAGAAACAGGTTTAGCCTTCTTTCTCTTGCTACCACCTAGAGAAGGGGCAGATAGGTCCTCATCTTCAAAATAACTAAGAGGTTCAAATGTGTTGGAAGTGGTTAAGGGAACCAATTCAATAGAATCAGCATCCAGAGTATGGCCGATGAGCTGCTGCTGTTGCGATTGATGACAAACCATTGTAAAAGTCTCTGAGGAAGGCTTTTGTGACATGGTGGTTGGCTCCTGCTCAACAGGATTTACCAAAGAGTCTTGCGCAGCTATATCAAAATCATCTAATCCATCAACATCTACCAGAATGTCATCAGAATGACGCTGGTCTTCATCTCTAACAACATCACATCCAGCAAATTTGCCAATGACAAAAGGCTCCATGTCATTAATACCTACCTCTGTGCCTGGGTTGCCAGCCTTCATGCTCTCATTATGTTGTTGTTTTTCCTTCTTGTGTGGATACGTATTACTAGTGTTCTGTGAAGTAGAATTATTTTTCCTTGAATGAGTTTTTGGCTTCTTTGCTTGAGGGATTTCTCTTTCTGGATTATCAGCGCATATGGCCAGCGAATGACCAAATGCTTTACAAAGACTACAAGAGTAGGGAAGCTGTGAATATTCAATCTCAACACGCTGATACTCTTCAATACCTGAACTGTTGATAGTGGGAACCAGAACATAAGGAGGCCTAGGTGCCGAATATGATAACTCAATCTGCACCCTAGCAAATTTTAGGGGTTCAAACTGTCCTGTGATTTCATCAAATTTCAAAGGCCTTCCAATGCGACCAGCGATCATAGAGAGACCATCCCTAGTCCAATAAGTTGGTGGCACTTCAGATAATTTAATCCAAAATGGAACTTTTTCAATGACATTTCTTTTAAATTCCGACCCTTCCATCCATGGTTTCAGGTAAAGAGTTTTACCGCCCATTTAGACCGAGTTAAGATCTAAAATATGATTCATTTCTTCAACCGTACCGAATTTAAATGTGAAATACCCTTTAGAATTATAGTAGACTTTGGAAAGCCCCTTCTTCTGCCACATCGAGAGGGCTCGATCTCGAACAAATTTGAAATCGAAACTGCTGCCAATAAAGTGTCCAATGTAGCTTGTGTCCCATTGTTTCCTGGACTCAAGCAAAAATTCTCGAGTGGGAATTAAAGTAACCGAGCCATCTTCGTTATAAGAGAAGCCAGGCTCCCCAATATCAGCATTGCTTTTAACCATGTCACTCCAAGAGGCAATTTTTGAATTACTAACGACCTTGATACTGGGATCCGCAGGGATAAGGCTTAGAACACCTTCTTTAACTGTAAAATTAGCTTGTAGAGCTTCTAAATTTCTGCAGCGGGACTATCAATATTAGTAGTAACAACAGGGGTTATAGTATCATTACCTTCAATAGGGGAGGTAACAGCTTCAACTTCAACAACTGGGTGTATTGAGGAATTAACTTCTCATGGAGAACCTCCCTTATGGTGCCTTGAGAACTTGAGACAATAGGAGTAGGGCCATGATCTAGTCTAGTCGAGCCAGAATTtagaagaagctgagttctttcTTGTATTCGGAGCAAAGTTGTCGGAGAGAGGGGTTCTCCAACGAGATCTTAAGCGTGCTGAGAACTTTCACCTTCAAGATGCAAAGCGAGCAAATCTGGGGGTTGAATAGGCAAGTTTATGCCGTAATTATGACCTTCGAAGTTAGAGAATTCGTCAGAGTCCATAGACCCCGAGTGCTCAAAATTTCTAGAACCCATAAGGTACCAGGATCTGGAAAAGGGAgtggagaagaagaagaaaaggacGAGCGTGAGGAACATTAAGCAAAGAAAAGATCAGATTGAGGAAATGTTTGAGGACGCAAGAGTTAAGAATTTGGAGAGAAGGGAGACTCTCATGTCTTGAACTCGAATTGGTTACTTTACAATGCCTTTCACACAATTGTTTCTTATTCCAAGAACTGTTGTTATAGTTCTTTATAGACAACAGTTTTATTTCTTTTAATTTGTATCTATTTTATTTACACAACTAGGACAAGATGAAATATGTTATAGTGTGTGTTGTGTTTCTCTATATTAGACAATGGTTTATATACACAAAAAAATAATGCCCCCAACCAAATAATGAATCAATAAATTTATCAATACAGAAATTTCTAATTGATCTACTGTACTATTTCTATGCAAAATATTGCATACATTGCATTCGCATGTCTCTACGAGTCCTACAAATTTTTAATGTAAAAACTTTTAAGAGTTTGCATATCCTTCCCATCAGAGAGCAAGTATATGCCTCCATTGCTAAGAAAAAGCGAAACATTTGGTGGAATAGTTGCCATTTTGTATTCAGGATCGGAGGATATGTCTGATTATAATGCTTGTTGTTCTCTTCTACACTTCCGTATCATACATTGCAATTTTTCCTCCTCTAATCACTGCAATAAAACATAATGCTTGGTAAAAAAACAGACAGATATAACAATGTGAGCAATGAGTTCCGTTACCAAATATACCACATCCCCATATCCTGCTAAGTATGACATACAAAGcatgtttggtttggtttggtttatTAGACTTAAACTTACTCTGAACTAGATGAATCATGTTCTCTGTGGATATTGACTAAGGCTCGTGTTGCAGAAAAATATATGTGACGGAGGAGTTCACACAACAATTATTGCCTATGCTAGAAATTGCAACAAACCAGTCAATATGGATGAATGTATGCTGTTCATTTCAAGGTGTTGTGAGCAAACTAGACAATCACATTAATCTTACCAATCAAAGAATCATCAAGTTGATGCAATTATTACTTGGATTCTAGCATAACACTTCAAGAAGTCCGACTACAGCTTCCCTAAAAAAATGCATGgttcttttaaaaaaataatggtattaaatataaaaactcaACTATATGTTGTTCTAATTATTACACTCTCACCACTCGGTTTAAATTCATTAAGACCCAGCCACTTTAATTCCTGTAACCAAAAAAAAAAGTTTGTGCTTAGTAGGAGAATCGTGAAAAATAAAACATAAAACGCAAACATGGAGGTTAGAGAAAAGATTACTAATTCTTACTTGTGCTAGAAATATATCAGCAGCACTTCTTGCAAGAAATGAAAACATTTGACCCATATAATCAATAGGACTAAGCAAAGAAGCTAAATGTAACATATTGAACATCTTGTCTTgggaaaagaagaaaaagagaTCAAGGTTCCCTAATTAAAAGTATCACCATATAAAAGGCATATCAGACCAAGACTCAACTAGATTTAATTAAAATACTATATATATAGAACACAAAAAGTTGAAAGAGAAGTGAATCGGCTGGGGTAAGTGATATATGTCCACGAATGTAATTAGTTCCCCTTGTGTTGCCTATCCAAACAACATATCCATTATCAGCCAAGATGAAGGCTAAGGACTCATTTAGATAATTCAACAGCCATGTCAGTCCATCCTGTCACAATATAATTACTTATATGTATTGATTTGtgtatcaaaaatatcaaaaaaaattGGATTGCAAACTAATAAACATAGTATTTTCAGGAAGAAAAAACTCCGACAACAAGATATCAACCATGGGATTTCAGCAAGCACACTAATAACTCCAGTGAGCTGGGCGGCTTCTTCCGATGCCGTGCCTGGACCTTCTGGGTGTGAACAAGGTATAGCTGctgttgggcgcctgcaaaacaataCCGGATGGGGGTTTtgtccccgcggcacctccggtgtGACAATAACAGTCTGGTTGGGGAAGATAAAGATAGAGAGGACAtaggtggctgtgtgtgtataaGCTGTGTATATGAGAGTGTGTAATGAAAAATGTTTCTAACCTGAGGGGATATgtatagcccaaaggtagggtttaggggcTGGTACCTCTAGATCAGGGTCGTTGGTTGCTGGAggcggaggacgcctggcttgggtggattgcaTACACGTGTTCAGGCGAGGACCATCTTCAGGGTGTCCCAACGGTACTCTGACCGGCGCCGTGTTTGTCTGATATGTTAGTTGTTGATAACTGTCATtatcacgtgcccacgtacccttccttggcgggttgtggagTGTGCATGTGCTTGCTGGGACCCTCCTCAGGGTGATCCTGATTCTGGGCTGGATCTGGTAGGCCggtgatccaggtcatgggctgGACCCAGGTTAGGAGATGATCCAGGTCATGGGTTGGATCCTGGTTGACCCAGGTCCTGGGTTGGACCTGGGCCTAGGTCTCTCCACTTGATTGTACTGGGTGAGTGGGGTCTTGGTCCATTAATTGATCCTGTTATCCCTTAGATCCAGGTTGGGTCCTAGCTAGGttgcttataccctatcatttgctCCCCACTCCCTTATGTAGATTTTAGGATGAGGGAGCAGAGTAGTTTCATATTGTTGTTTTCTTTGGGAAAAATTTCTGCTTCTTTCTTGGCCCCAAATCTGGGTCTGTTGTAGTAAATACaaatccggattaaggtagatgAAATTGGTTGCTTTGAAAAAATTCTTGCTATttgttgccccc
Encoded here:
- the LOC141668805 gene encoding uncharacterized protein LOC141668805, with the protein product MGGKTLYLKPWMEGSEFKRNVIEKVPFWIKLSEVPPTYWTRDGLSMIAGRIGRPLKFDEITGQFEPLKFARVQIELSYSAPRPPYVLVPTINSSGIEEYQRVEIEYSQLPYSCSLCKAFGHSLAICADNPEREIPQAKKPKTHSRKNNSTSQNTSNTYPHKKEKQQHNESMKAGNPGTEVGINDMEPFVIGKFAGCDVVRDEDQRHSDDILVDVDGLDDFDIAAQDSLVNPVEQEPTTMSQKPSSETFTMVCHQSQQQQLIGHTLDADSIELVPLTTSNTFEPLSYFEDEDLSAPSLGGSKRKKAKPVSITSPLKNKNIADADGFIKVSLKKSAKLASLPRRTFK